GCCTTTGCAAATATGATTATTTCACAATTGCGTGGCGGAGCGCCTTTTCCTATCGTTGCCGCGCAGTTTTCTCAAGATCAGTCTGCCTTAAACGGAGGCTCTTTAGGTTGGATGCAGGAAGACCATCTTGATCCTGCGGTCGTTGAAATCATTAAAAAAATGCCAGATGAGGCTATCTCAAATCCTATCCTCGTCCCGGGTGGCTTAATTATCTCAACCGTACATGCACGGCGGAAGCTTGGAAAAGAAATGGGCACTTTGATTACCTTGCGCCAAGCTTTCTTCCCTTTTAGTTCTCCGCTCAATCCAGAAGCCCCAACAGAAGAGCAGAAAGCCCTCTTGCAACAGGCCAACGAAGCCTCTGCAACAGTTCACTCTTGTAAGGATATGGAAGAGCTGAATGACAAATTAGGCGCAAGAAAAGCAGGTAACCCGGGGACGCAAGTTATGGAACGCCTGCCGCCCCAAATGCATTCCATTCTCGAAAAATTACCCAATAAAACTTCGACAAAACCGCTTGTGGCAGGAGACGGCATTTCTCTTTTGATGATTTGCACCCGCCAGAGCCGAAATCTTGCACAATTAACACCAGGACAAATTGCAGACCAACTTATGAACGAACGTATTGAGCAGGCTGCAAGACAGCTTCAAAGAGCTTTGCAGCGAAAAGCTGTTATTGAAATCCGTCCTGCTGGACGTGCCGAATTAAACGCATGACAACGCCTTCTTACAACACAGATCTTGTTGCAAAAAAATCTTTGGGACAGCATTTTCTGCTCGATCCCAATATTTGCGACCGCATTGCCCAGTTAGGTGGAGACCTCACATCTCAAAACATTCTTGAAGTGGGCCCTGGTCCAGCAGGGCTTACCAAGGCGCTTCTTCGTCAAGGCGCAAAAAAAGTCTATGCCATTGAAATTGATGAAAGGACCTTTCCTTTTCTTGAAGAAATGGAAGCCACCAGCAAAGGCCGTTTTACTCTCCTCAAAGGCGATGCGCTGAAAATAGATGCTGTTACGCATCTGAAAGAACCAAGACAAGTTATTGCCAATCTTCCCTATAATGTCGGCAGCCCCCTTTTGGTAAAATTCTTGCGTCAAGCAGGCGCTTGGTCAAAAATGAATCTCATGTTTCAGTTAGAGGTCGCTGAACGTATCTGTGCAAAACCTAACAGCGCTGCTTATGGAAGATTAGGTGTTCTCGCACAATGGTGCGGACAATGCGATATTGTCATGCGTCTGCCGCCAGGAGCCTTTTCCCCTCCCCCTAAAGTACATTCAGCGATTGTCCGTATTCTTCCCCATCCCAATCAGCCTTCTCCAGCGCTTTTTAAAGAAATGGAGCAAATCACCCATGCCGCCTTTGGGCAAAGGCGCAAAATGCTCCGAAGTGCGCTCAAAAAACTTGGGGGCGATCAACTCCTTGAGGAAGCTCGCATTGACCCTACCAGACGTGGTGAAACACTTTCAGTGGAAGAATTTGACCGTTTAGCAAAGCTTTCGCTCACAAAAAAAGGAAGCTAATAGCTTCCTTTTTTGTCTTGCTCAATGATGCGCAGCGGTATCATATTTACAGATTGACCAAATAGCCCAGACTGCCGCAAAAGGCCACCCGAGAACTGTTAGCTGCAAAAGCAAGCAAATGATACCTGCCATTGGGCGCTCAATCGTAAAAAAGGCCAGCCACGGCAAAAAGAAAGCAATAATTAAGCGGATAAATAAACGCATGGATTTTTCTTTCTAAAATTATAAAGCAAAGAAACTTCAGAAGTTCTGGGCTTTTTCTCTCTTTCTTAGAGTAACTTAACCATATAGATAGCTTCACACTAACATAAAAAAGGCTCTGGGGAGATCCTCAGAGCCTTTTTTAGAAAAATCAAAAGAAGAAAATTACTCTGCTTTTGCTTCTTCGCCTTCTTCCTGAACAGCAAGTTCAGCGGCTTCCGCAGCTTCATCTTCTGCACGGTTTTGATTCTGAAGATCGCCGAGGACGTTTTCATTTTCCTCTTTGGTCTTAGCTTCTTCACCACGTGCCTGACGCTCTGCTTCTTCTTCAGAACGTGCAACGTTCACAGTGATTTCGAGAACGACCTCTGGGTGCAAGCGAAGTTTAACCTTTGCAAGGCCAAGAGATTTAATTGGATGTCCAAGAATAATCTGCTGACGGGAAACTGTTGCGCCACCATTTTTTGTAACAGCTTCGGCAACGTCTCTTGCACTCACAGAACCGTAAAGGGATCCGCTCTCGCCTGCCTGACGCAGAAGAACAACGGAAAGACCTTCAAGACGTTTTGCAACATCTTCAGCCTCTTCACGGCGATGAAGATTTTCGGCCTCTAACTGCTGACGCTCTTGTTCAAAACGTGTTTTATTTGCAGCATTTGCACGAAGCGCTTTTCCCTGTGGAAGCAGGAAATTACGGGCATAGCCTGGACGAACTTTAACGATGTCGCCCATCTGCCCCAAGCCTTCAATGCGCTCAAGTAGAATAATTTCAGTAGCAGCCATCAGTTCACCACATATGGAAGAAGTGCAAGGAAACGGGCATGTTTAATTGCCTTAGCGAGTTCACGTTGTTTCTTAGCAGAAACGGCTGTGATACGGCTTGGAACAATTTTACCACGCTCAGACAAGAAACGGCTAAGAAGACGAATATCTTTATAGTCGATTGCAGGTGCGTTTTCACCAGCGAATGGGCAAGCTTTCCGGCGGCGGAAAGAACGGCGTGCGCCAACGGCAGTACGACGTGCTGCTGGGTTGACTTCTTTGACGACTGCGTCAGTTGTATCAGTCATTTAGATCTCCTTCATCTGCGGCATCATCCCCTTCGTCAGCCCCATGAGAATGGGAATGACCTTGTGGGCGGCGACCACGGCCACTTTCAAAACGACCACCGGTCTGGCCTTGTCCTTGACGTGGGCCACGTGCTGGGCGTTCGTCACGACGGCTCATCATTGGAGTCTGACCTTCTGGAAGGGCATCAACACGCAATGTGAGGAAACGAAGAACATCTTCGTCCAAAGACATCTG
The genomic region above belongs to Acetobacteraceae bacterium and contains:
- the rsmA gene encoding 16S rRNA (adenine(1518)-N(6)/adenine(1519)-N(6))-dimethyltransferase RsmA, whose protein sequence is MTTPSYNTDLVAKKSLGQHFLLDPNICDRIAQLGGDLTSQNILEVGPGPAGLTKALLRQGAKKVYAIEIDERTFPFLEEMEATSKGRFTLLKGDALKIDAVTHLKEPRQVIANLPYNVGSPLLVKFLRQAGAWSKMNLMFQLEVAERICAKPNSAAYGRLGVLAQWCGQCDIVMRLPPGAFSPPPKVHSAIVRILPHPNQPSPALFKEMEQITHAAFGQRRKMLRSALKKLGGDQLLEEARIDPTRRGETLSVEEFDRLAKLSLTKKGS
- the rpsR gene encoding 30S ribosomal protein S18, giving the protein MTDTTDAVVKEVNPAARRTAVGARRSFRRRKACPFAGENAPAIDYKDIRLLSRFLSERGKIVPSRITAVSAKKQRELAKAIKHARFLALLPYVVN
- a CDS encoding YqaE/Pmp3 family membrane protein, whose protein sequence is MRLIIAFFLPWLAFFTIERPMAGIICLLLQLTVLGWPFAAVWAIWSICKYDTAAHH
- a CDS encoding 50S ribosomal protein L9, with the protein product MAATEIILLERIEGLGQMGDIVKVRPGYARNFLLPQGKALRANAANKTRFEQERQQLEAENLHRREEAEDVAKRLEGLSVVLLRQAGESGSLYGSVSARDVAEAVTKNGGATVSRQQIILGHPIKSLGLAKVKLRLHPEVVLEITVNVARSEEEAERQARGEEAKTKEENENVLGDLQNQNRAEDEAAEAAELAVQEEGEEAKAE
- a CDS encoding 30S ribosomal protein S6, which codes for MALYELTLILRNDLSTTQVESFIENLGTKLGELGGSVELKEFWGLRPLAYRIKKNRKGHYVFLGLNTPAEALKEIERQMSLDEDVLRFLTLRVDALPEGQTPMMSRRDERPARGPRQGQGQTGGRFESGRGRRPQGHSHSHGADEGDDAADEGDLND
- a CDS encoding peptidylprolyl isomerase, which gives rise to MKKYSLSLCWLPLALFLCVFSAQAEEITADAQDTLSPSPKADSDLSSDAQILAVVNGQLLTRADVEDRARLFVVSTGLPIAPSVMKRMRSQILQQLIQEKLKTQEVLRRHIDIPPEQIAASIANIEERNDMPHNALRDKLAKDDISLTTLIDQIRAQSGWMVVLRQTLGARSRVLPDQIKQRQKALEEEEGEPQYLMNEIFIPVADSEHPQKEIAFANMIISQLRGGAPFPIVAAQFSQDQSALNGGSLGWMQEDHLDPAVVEIIKKMPDEAISNPILVPGGLIISTVHARRKLGKEMGTLITLRQAFFPFSSPLNPEAPTEEQKALLQQANEASATVHSCKDMEELNDKLGARKAGNPGTQVMERLPPQMHSILEKLPNKTSTKPLVAGDGISLLMICTRQSRNLAQLTPGQIADQLMNERIEQAARQLQRALQRKAVIEIRPAGRAELNA